In the genome of Croceimicrobium hydrocarbonivorans, one region contains:
- a CDS encoding efflux RND transporter periplasmic adaptor subunit — protein sequence MNSYIKNYTTPLLKTWSIGSLFVAASLFIVSCGNSVNKEEGEELEEEHVEEVLFSTQQFQSLRMKVDTLPLRNISSYVDANGQLEVPPQNEAAVTAVIGANIISIKVIEGDKIKKGQVLAYLNHPDLIKLQTDYINSWNQLQYIDKEYQRQKTLYDEKVGSGKEFQKTQADYQSMKGTVVGYEAQLRLLGLSLMKIQQGEIYDQVPVSTPISGYVRHVNVKTGQYVQPQTEMFEIVNIDHIHTDLTVFEKDIHKVKEGQKVKFSIESLPGKELEATIYSVGKAFEQDPKAIHLHAEIHNKEGLLIPGMYVRGRIIIDDVRCYALPEAAVIRDGDKYFIFTAEKKDEDGEVEWEFVPEEIIVGAMDNGWIEVKLLQPLEEGTTVAWNNAYYLLAEMKKGELGDDD from the coding sequence ATGAACTCTTACATAAAAAATTACACTACTCCATTGTTAAAGACTTGGAGTATTGGCAGCTTGTTCGTTGCAGCAAGTTTATTCATTGTATCGTGTGGAAACTCGGTGAATAAAGAAGAAGGGGAAGAACTAGAAGAAGAACATGTTGAAGAAGTACTCTTTTCTACCCAGCAATTTCAATCGCTAAGAATGAAGGTAGATACTTTACCACTTCGCAACATCTCCTCCTATGTGGATGCAAACGGACAATTGGAAGTACCCCCACAAAATGAAGCAGCGGTTACAGCCGTCATAGGTGCGAACATTATCAGCATTAAAGTAATTGAAGGCGATAAAATAAAAAAAGGACAGGTACTGGCATACCTCAACCATCCTGACCTGATTAAACTACAAACCGATTACATCAATAGCTGGAACCAACTTCAATACATTGATAAAGAATACCAGCGTCAAAAGACGCTCTATGATGAAAAAGTAGGGTCAGGAAAAGAATTTCAGAAAACACAGGCGGATTACCAGTCAATGAAAGGAACGGTAGTAGGTTATGAAGCACAGTTAAGACTATTGGGATTGAGCCTTATGAAAATACAGCAAGGTGAAATCTACGATCAAGTACCAGTATCCACTCCTATTTCAGGATACGTACGACATGTAAATGTAAAAACAGGCCAATATGTACAGCCACAAACCGAGATGTTTGAAATCGTCAATATAGATCACATCCATACCGATTTAACGGTGTTTGAAAAAGACATACACAAGGTAAAAGAAGGCCAGAAAGTTAAGTTTTCTATTGAATCCTTGCCAGGAAAAGAACTGGAAGCAACCATTTATTCAGTAGGTAAAGCATTCGAGCAAGACCCTAAGGCCATTCACCTTCATGCAGAAATTCATAATAAGGAAGGATTGCTTATTCCCGGTATGTATGTGCGGGGACGTATCATAATTGATGACGTTCGTTGTTATGCTCTGCCTGAAGCTGCTGTAATTAGAGATGGTGATAAATATTTCATTTTCACGGCTGAGAAGAAAGATGAAGATGGTGAAGTTGAGTGGGAATTTGTACCGGAGGAAATTATTGTTGGAGCAATGGATAACGGTTGGATAGAAGTTAAACTTCTCCAACCATTAGAAGAAGGTACAACTGTCGCTTGGAACAATGCATATTACTTATTAGCAGAAATGAAAAAGGGTGAGCTGGGAGATGATGATTAA
- a CDS encoding cation transporter, translating to MKKTIFKISRMDCSSEEQLIRMKLESFSNIKHLEFDIPSRQLGIYHIGDIDQIHQAISELNLNDKLENTEDADLPSVVDESHQRKILWWVLGINFGFFVVEMTTGWISRSMGLVADSLDMLADSIVYGLSLFAVGAAISRKKKVAKISGYFQMGLALLGFSEVLRRFFSESETPLFQWMIIISVLALIGNLVSLWLINKAKSDEAHMQASAIFTSNDIIVNGGVILAGILVYFLKSKWPDLVVGGVVFSFVMRGAFRILKLAK from the coding sequence ATGAAAAAAACAATATTCAAAATATCGAGAATGGACTGCTCCTCTGAGGAACAGTTAATTCGTATGAAATTGGAGTCGTTTTCCAATATAAAACACCTTGAATTTGACATACCTTCCCGTCAACTTGGAATTTACCACATTGGTGACATAGATCAAATTCATCAGGCTATCAGCGAGTTGAACCTAAACGATAAATTGGAAAACACAGAAGACGCTGATTTGCCTTCAGTTGTTGACGAATCGCATCAAAGGAAAATACTATGGTGGGTATTGGGCATCAATTTCGGCTTCTTTGTAGTAGAAATGACTACCGGATGGATATCCCGCTCTATGGGTCTGGTGGCTGACTCGCTGGATATGCTGGCAGATTCCATCGTCTACGGCCTGAGCTTATTTGCTGTCGGTGCAGCTATTTCTCGTAAGAAGAAAGTAGCCAAAATCAGTGGCTATTTTCAGATGGGATTGGCTCTGTTAGGTTTTTCAGAAGTTTTGCGCAGGTTTTTCAGCGAAAGCGAAACACCGCTGTTTCAATGGATGATCATCATTTCGGTACTTGCCTTAATTGGTAACTTGGTCTCGCTTTGGCTGATCAACAAAGCTAAAAGTGATGAAGCTCACATGCAGGCCAGTGCGATATTTACATCTAATGATATTATAGTGAATGGAGGGGTAATACTAGCTGGGATTCTGGTTTATTTTCTAAAAAGTAAATGGCCGGATCTGGTTGTTGGTGGTGTTGTTTTCTCCTTTGTTATGCGTGGTGCTTTTCGAATACTGAAATTGGCAAAATGA
- a CDS encoding cation diffusion facilitator family transporter, with protein MIMGHNHNHSHNHSEGNVKVAFFLNLAFTIIEIIGGLYTNSLAILSDALHDLGDSLSLGLSWYFQKLSKKGRTKTFSYGYKRFSLLGAIINSIVLVAGSIFILTKAIPELFNPGETNVEGMLYLSILGIVVNGAAVFKLRKGESLNEKVVSLHLLEDVLGWVAVLIGSVIMMYTDAPFIDPLLSVLISLFVLYNVYKNLKKSLLVILQGIPEEISIDDIRQKLKNISKVTDIHDCHAWSMDGQYNILTLHLRLDKDYKLSEQAKLKEQVRTQLKDESINHITIEFEAQGENCELEDC; from the coding sequence ATGATTATGGGACATAATCACAATCATTCACATAATCATTCAGAGGGCAATGTAAAAGTAGCCTTCTTTCTCAACCTTGCCTTTACAATCATTGAGATCATTGGTGGTCTCTATACCAATAGTTTGGCTATCCTGTCGGATGCACTGCATGATTTAGGAGATAGCCTCAGTTTAGGACTTTCGTGGTACTTTCAGAAGCTATCCAAGAAAGGTAGAACCAAGACATTCTCTTACGGGTACAAACGATTCTCATTGCTTGGTGCGATAATCAATTCGATTGTGTTAGTGGCAGGGTCAATATTCATCCTGACAAAAGCGATTCCTGAACTCTTTAATCCTGGGGAAACAAATGTTGAAGGCATGCTCTATCTATCGATTTTGGGAATAGTAGTAAATGGTGCAGCTGTTTTCAAACTCCGAAAAGGAGAATCTCTGAATGAAAAAGTAGTTTCACTACATCTTTTAGAAGATGTCTTGGGATGGGTGGCCGTTCTTATAGGTAGTGTCATTATGATGTATACAGATGCACCATTTATAGATCCGTTACTCTCAGTACTAATCTCGCTTTTTGTTTTGTACAATGTTTACAAAAACCTCAAAAAGAGCCTTTTAGTAATTCTTCAGGGCATTCCCGAGGAAATTTCCATTGACGACATTCGGCAAAAGCTCAAGAACATATCAAAAGTTACTGACATCCATGACTGCCACGCATGGTCGATGGACGGCCAGTACAACATTCTTACACTTCACCTTCGACTAGATAAAGACTACAAACTTTCAGAACAAGCTAAGCTCAAAGAGCAAGTAAGAACACAATTAAAAGATGAATCGATTAATCACATTACCATAGAGTTTGAAGCACAGGGTGAAAACTGTGAGTTGGAGGATTGTTGA
- a CDS encoding helix-turn-helix domain-containing protein: MKLNTLYIKNMVCPRCIDTVKDILDNLNIETSSIELGEVHTPNNITSDQKSQLEELLAARGFELLQDQKSKLIGQIKAIIVDQIHHNKEALNINFSTLIADKLHQEYSSLSRLFSSVEGVTIERFILKQKVERVKELIFYNELTLSEIAHQMDYSSVAHLSAQFKKETGMTPTAFKKMRNPGRQSLDQL; encoded by the coding sequence ATGAAGCTAAACACCCTCTACATAAAAAACATGGTTTGTCCTCGCTGTATTGACACAGTGAAGGACATTTTGGATAACCTGAATATAGAAACCTCCTCCATTGAACTCGGAGAAGTTCATACACCAAACAACATCACGAGTGATCAGAAATCACAGCTGGAGGAACTACTGGCAGCACGAGGCTTTGAGTTGCTTCAAGATCAAAAGTCGAAACTGATCGGACAGATCAAAGCGATCATTGTAGATCAAATTCATCACAACAAAGAAGCCTTAAATATCAATTTCTCTACCCTAATAGCTGATAAACTGCACCAGGAGTATTCTTCTCTCAGCAGGCTTTTCTCTTCTGTCGAAGGAGTCACTATTGAGCGGTTTATCCTTAAACAAAAAGTAGAGCGAGTGAAAGAGCTCATCTTTTACAATGAGCTAACGCTCTCAGAGATTGCTCATCAAATGGACTACAGCAGTGTAGCCCATCTATCCGCCCAATTCAAAAAAGAGACGGGCATGACCCCCACAGCTTTTAAGAAAATGAGAAATCCGGGACGGCAATCACTGGATCAGCTGTGA